A window from Zingiber officinale cultivar Zhangliang chromosome 7A, Zo_v1.1, whole genome shotgun sequence encodes these proteins:
- the LOC121999434 gene encoding zinc finger protein ZAT10-like: MPLPAPPEEQALSLALGGHKASHRKRPDENNVPASAAAVREATNQDKTHICPLCHKSFPTGQALGGHMRAHYEGNKQQATVESREAPAAPSSSLTECSTTRGLGIDLNQPPAPEAASSQSVAAATSQPPRFFSFF; this comes from the exons ATGCCGCTTCCGGCTCCTCCGGAGGAACAAGCATTGTCTCTG GCCTTGGGAGGCCACAAAGCCAGCCACAGGAAGCGCCCTGATGAAAACAACGTCCCCGCGTCGGCCGCGGCCGTCAGAGAAGCAACGAATCAGGACAAGACTCACATTTGCCCTTTGTGCCACAAGTCGTTCCCGACGGGGCAAGCGTTAGGCGGGCACATGAGGGCCCACTACGAGGGCAATAAACAACAAGCCACAGTCGAGAGCAGGGAGGCGCCGGCGGCACCGTCGTCTTCGCTGACGGAGTGCTCGACTACGAGGGGCCTGGGAATTGACCTCAACCAGCCGCCGGCGCCGGAAGCGGCGAGCTCTCAGTCGGTTGCGGCAGCCACGTCTCAGCCTCCTCGCTTCTTTAGTTTcttttaa
- the LOC122001548 gene encoding coiled-coil-helix-coiled-coil-helix domain-containing protein 10, mitochondrial-like translates to MPRRSSAGRSASRPAPRPAPMRNPPQPVHQAPPPAPVQSGGSILGGIGSTIAQGMAFGTGSAIAHRAVDAVVGPRTIQHETVVSEAAAAAAPMGNAVATDACGVHSKAFQDCINNFGSDIGKCQFYLDMLNECRQGSGASFSA, encoded by the exons ATGCCTCGCCGTAGCTCCGCTG GTCGCTCTGCCTCTCGTCCTGCACCACGCCCAGCTCCAATGCGGAATCCTCCACAACCTG TTCATCAGGCACCTCCGCCAGCTCCTGTTCAGAGTGGTGGGTCCATCCTCGGAGGAATTGGATCCACCATCGCTCAAG GCATGGCATTTGGCACGGGCAGTGCTATTGCTCACAGGGCTGTAGATGCTGTTGTGGGGCCTCGCACCATCCAGCACGAAACTGTGGTATCTGAAGCTGCTGCTGCTGCCGCCCCAATGGGTAATGCCGTTGCAACTGACGCTTGTGGTGTCCACTCCAAAGCTTTCCAGGAT TGCATTAACAATTTTGGCAGCGACATCGGCAAGTGCCAGTTCTATCTGGATATGCTGAATGAATGCCGCCAGGGTTCTGGTGCTTCGTTCAGTGCCTGA